From the Amblyraja radiata isolate CabotCenter1 chromosome 14, sAmbRad1.1.pri, whole genome shotgun sequence genome, one window contains:
- the adprhl1 gene encoding protein ADP-ribosylarginine hydrolase-like protein 1 — MELYRSAMVLGGVGDALGYKNSRWENCPSGVVILSELKALGGLEGITLSVDDWPVSDDTVMHIVTAQALVSDFWSLDDLYREMVKVYVEIVEKINKRQTDPATIEGCTQLKPDNYLLGWHTPFNEKGSGYGAATKAMCVGMRYWQPEKLDNLVQVSIECGRMTHNHPTGFLGSLCTALFASYAIQRKPVVEWGREMLKVLSEAENYCRKTIRHMAEYQENWFYFETKWQSYLEERGIAREGQNTPTFPKNYDAEKRDQVYKEWSSEGVGGRRGHDAPMIAYDALLSAGNNWTNLCNHAMFHGGQSGATGSIAGCLYGLLFGMTNIPKGLYQNLEFRETLEELAAKLHKAANASEGP; from the exons ATGGAGCTCTACAGGTCTGCCATGGTTCTGGGTGGTGTGGGCGATGCACTGGGCTACAAGAACTCCAGGTGGGAGAACTGTCCCTCAGGTGTGGTCATTCTCTCAGAACTGAAAGCTCTCGGTGGATTGGAAGGGATTACATTATCGGTGGACGACTGGCCTGTCAGCGATGACACAGTCATGCACATCGTGACAGCACAGGCACTCGTGTCAG ACTTCTGGTCCCTGGATGACCTCTACCGTGAGATGGTGAAGGTTTATGTTGAGATTGTGGAGAAGATCAACAAGCGGCAGACAGACCCAGCCACCATCGAAGGCTGCACCCAACTCAAGCCGGACAACTACCTCCTGGGCTGGCACACGCCCTTCAACGAGAAAG GGTCAGGATACGGGGCAGCCACAAAGGCCATGTGTGTGGGCATGAGGTACTGGCAGCCCGAGAAACTGGACAACCTTGTGCAAGTCAGCATTGAATGCGGCCGGATGACTCACAACCACCCCACAG GCTTCCTGGGATCACTGTGCACAGCGTTGTTTGCATCCTACGCCATCCAGCGCAAGCCGGTGGTGGAGTGGGGACGGGAGATGCTGAAGGTTCTCAGTGAGGCTGAGAACTACTGCAGGAAGACCATCCGGCACATGGCAG AGTACCAAGAAAATTGGTTTTATTTTGAAACTAAATGGCAGTCGTATTTGGAAGAGAGAGGAATTGCCCGGGAGGGACAGAATACACCGACATTTCCCAAGAATTACGATGCAGAGaaaagagatcag GTCTACAAAGAATGGAGCTCAGAAGGTGTGGGTGGGCGGCGAGGACATGATGCGCCTATGATAGCCTACGATGCCCTCCTGTCTGCTGGCAACAACTGGACAAACCTGTGTAACCATGCCATGTTCCATGGAG GACAGAGCGGGGCCACCGGCTCCATCGCTGGCTGCCTCTACGGCCTACTCTTCGGAATGACAAACATTCCCAAAGGACTGTACCAGAATCTGGAGTTCAGAGAGACACTGGAGGAGCTGGCAGCAAAGCTGCATAAAGCAGCCAATGCGAGTGAAGGCCCCTGA